Proteins encoded within one genomic window of Companilactobacillus sp.:
- a CDS encoding phosphate/phosphite/phosphonate ABC transporter substrate-binding protein gives MSNSKIKLGAVLYSPQVTVVWGIIAKYFESQGIDLDTVFYKDYRKQVKDLVDGNIDVAWNSPLAYVEAKIRSNDTCGYSYMRDTDRDRKSTFLVKKDSGIKSVEDLRGKTIGFGAIDSPQARLIPMEYLHENGLEPGKDYVEKTFDVDVGLDGDHEGGEVDALKALKAGDVDVSVTTEINRKNWTMDGTIDENQIVVAALTGLYDHCIFSTRPDFPEDLKEQFETALGNMDYNNPEHKEMMDLEGLKKWIPGRTSGFQLLEKAVDYLDFFKE, from the coding sequence ATGAGTAACAGCAAAATTAAATTAGGTGCAGTTTTATATTCACCACAAGTAACCGTAGTTTGGGGCATCATCGCTAAATATTTCGAATCACAAGGTATCGACTTGGATACTGTGTTTTACAAAGACTATCGTAAACAAGTTAAAGACTTGGTTGACGGAAACATTGACGTTGCTTGGAACTCGCCATTGGCTTATGTTGAAGCAAAGATCAGATCAAACGACACTTGTGGCTACAGCTACATGCGTGACACAGACCGCGATCGTAAGAGTACTTTCTTAGTTAAAAAAGACAGTGGTATCAAGAGTGTTGAAGACCTACGTGGCAAGACAATTGGCTTTGGTGCCATCGATTCGCCACAAGCACGTTTGATCCCAATGGAATACTTACATGAAAATGGCTTAGAACCAGGCAAAGATTACGTTGAAAAAACTTTTGACGTTGATGTCGGTCTTGATGGAGATCACGAAGGTGGAGAAGTTGATGCCTTGAAAGCACTTAAAGCAGGGGATGTTGATGTTTCTGTAACTACTGAAATCAACCGTAAAAACTGGACAATGGATGGAACAATTGATGAAAATCAAATCGTTGTAGCCGCATTAACTGGCTTATATGACCACTGCATCTTCTCAACACGTCCAGACTTCCCAGAAGACCTCAAGGAACAATTTGAAACAGCTTTAGGCAACATGGACTACAACAATCCAGAACACAAAGAAATGATGGATCTTGAAGGCTTGAAGAAGTGGATCCCAGGCAGAACTAGCGGATTCCAACTACTTGAAAAAGCCGTTGACTACTTAGATTTTTTTAAGGAGTAA